From one Solanum lycopersicum chromosome 12, SLM_r2.1 genomic stretch:
- the LOC101268374 gene encoding type I inositol polyphosphate 5-phosphatase 12-like isoform X1, whose amino-acid sequence MDGIKDYKVHGLDHNPSCTQPAREKVYHKGTTHNVIQNNNDGSLREEEGLYNDGEGSHLVNRKVEGVGVVADGLDDNRHHQSPLAEFEGTGGGVGSFKVPARAPLHPARPTYLEIRPHPLKETQVGKFLRTIVCSETQLWAGQESGVRVWNFSDQYECGIGIGGRARRGDEDAAPFYESADISPTLCLMFDSGNKLIWSGHKDGKIRSWRTDQPNSDDSPFKEGLSWNAHRGPVLSLMLSSYGDIWSGFEGGIIKVWPWEAVQKSLSLSSDETHIASLLVERSLVNLRSQVTVNGACSISSSDVKCLLSDHVRAKVWASGSLSFSLWDARTRELLKVYNVDGQIENGVDMSSVPDQAVEDESNVKSVTKSKKEKSQGGNFFQRSRNAIMGAAGAVRRVATKGSGASSEDSKKTEALVLSSDGMIWSGCSNGLLVQWDGNGNRLQDFHHHPCAVLCLCAHGSRIWVGYISGMVQVLDLEGNLVANWVAHTDPVIKMAIGGDYVFSLANHGGIRGWTLATPGPIDQILQSERAQKRHLYTRQENFKILVGTWNVAEGKTSQEALATWLSSAILDVEIVVIGLQEVEMGAGFLAMSAAKETVGLEGTSSGQWWLDAIGKTLDEGSSFEKVGSRQLAGLLIAIWVRKTLRVHVGDLDVAAVACGFGHAIGNKGGVGLRLRVFDRIMCFVNCHFAAHLEAVNRRNADFDHIYRTMAFTRSFNLLDNVAGMLRYLFLTCSLVFSTYLLWLLYSSGLPWILSLAVGVSSAAQMLRGTDAAAISPGKGKPDLAEADMVIFCGDLNYRLFGISYDEARDFVSQRCFDWLREKDQLRAEMKAGKVFQGMREAIIKFPPTYKFDKGKPGLGGYDSGEKKRIPAWCDRVLYRDSRAAPSMPCSLGSPVAASILQYDACMEVTDSDHKPVRCKFSVEVSRVDRSVRRREFGKIFQYNDKIRSILEELYYIPVVAVNTSQIFLQNQETFSLIITNRSTRQDNVFFQITCQYQSTVDKNKQTSGYRPRDSFCFPRWLKVTPAAGMIKSGEDEEILVHQEEFRNLENIPEVMSPSKRSEETREEEVFLMINVKSSGSTKVRTHKVQLSCRFSTDAVCILSRNSSTRNEGGSHHRSNSSRRNEGSTNQRSNSSIKNEGSSHHRSALQQESVSNGSRRNEGSSHPRSSLQQESTSDMNKYK is encoded by the exons ATGGATGGAATCAAAGACTATAAGGTACATGGATTGGATCATAATCCGAGTTGCACACAACCTGCTCGAGAAAAGGTTTATCACAAGGGGACGACACATAATGTCATTCAAAACAATAATGATGGCTCGTTACGAGAAGAAGAAGGATTATACAATGATGGAGAAGGTTCCCATTTGGTTAATCGAAAGGTTGAAGGCGTTGGGGTTGTAGCGGATGGTTTAGATGATAATCGTCATCATCAATCGCCTTTGGCGGAGTTTGAAGGAACAGGTGGTGGAGTAGGAAGCTTTAAAGTACCAGCTCGTGCGCCTCTGCATCCTGCCCGTCCAACTTACCTTGAGATCAGGCCACATCCCCTCAAAGAAACACAG GTTGGGAAATTTTTGAGGACCATTGTTTGTTCCGAGACACAATTATGGGCGGGACAAGAATCTGGTGTAAGAGTGTGGAATTTTTCAGATCAATATGAGTGTGGGATAGGAATTGGTGGACGGGCAAGGAGAGGGGATGAGGACGCAGCACCATTTTACGAGTCAGCTGATATATCACCAACATTATGCTTGATGTTTGATTCTGGAAATAAATTAATCTGGAGTGGACATAAGGATGGCAAGATCAGGTCTTGGAGAACAGACCAGCCTAATTCTGATGACTCCCCTTTCAAGGAAGGTCTCTCCTGGAATGCTCATCGTGGTCCCGTTCTTTCATTGATGCTATCTTCTTATG GTGATATATGGTCTGGATTTGAAGGCGGTATTATAAAGGTTTGGCCATGGGAAGCAGTGCAGAAGTCTCTCTCTCTATCATCAGATGAAACACATATTGCTTCTTTACTTGTGGAAAGGTCACTTGTTAACCTTAGAAGCCAAGTTACAGTTAATGGTGCATGTAGCATCTCATCTTCTGATGTGAAGTGTTTGCTCTCTGATCATGTAAGAGCAAAAGTGTGGGCATCGGGATCTTTATCCTTCTCGTTATG GGATGCACGAACCAGGGAACTCCTGAAAGTGTATAATGTAGATGGTCAGATTGAAAATGGGGTTGATATGTCATCTGTGCCAGACCAAGCTGTGGAAGATGAGAGTAATGTCAAGTCTGTCACCAaatctaaaaaagaaaagtcaCAAGGAGGTAACTTTTTCCAGCGTTCACGCAATGCTATAATGGGAGCTGCCGGTGCTGTACGTCGAGTTGCAACAAAGGGGTCAGGAGCATCTTCAGAAGATAGTAAGAAAACAGAAGCCCTTGTGCTTTCATCTGATGGAATGATTTGGAGTGGATGTTCAAATGGCTTACTTGTGCAGTGGGATGGGAATGGAAACCGTTTGCAAGATTTCCATCATCATCCTTGTGCTGTTCTATGCTTATGTGCTCATGGTTCTCGAATATGGGTTGGCTATATAAGTGGTATGGTACAGGTCCTGGACCTTGAAGGGAACTTGGTAGCTAATTGGGTTGCTCATACCGATCCTGTAATAAAAATGGCAATTGGGGGTGATTATGTTTTTAGCTTGGCTAATCACGGAGGTATACGTGGATGGACCCTTGCCACTCCAGGACCTATTGATCAAATATTGCAATCAGAAAGAGCACAGAAAAGACATTTATACACCAGACAAGAAAATTTTAAGATTCTGGTTGGCACGTGGAATGTTGCTGAAGGAAAAACCTCACAGGAAGCACTTGCAACTTGGCTGAGTTCTGCCATTTTGGATGTTGAAATTGTAGTAATTGGGTTGCAAGAAGTAGAAATGGGAGCCGGTTTTCTTGCAATGTCTGCAGCAAAAGAAACT GTAGGACTAGAAGGAACATCCAGTGGACAATGGTGGCTGGATGCAATAGGGAAGACTTTGGATGAAGGATCAAGTTTTGAAAAGGTAGGATCAAGGCAACTAGCTGGCTTGCTTATTGCTATCTG GGTGAGAAAAACCCTTCGAGTACATGTGGGGGACCTTGACGTTGCAGCAGTTGCATGTGGTTTTGGACATGCCATTGGTAATAAG GGGGGAGTCGGTTTGAGGTTAAGAGTATTTGATCGGATTATGTGCTTCGTGAACTGTCACTTTGCGGCACATTTAGAAGCAGTCAACCGCCGGAATGCTGattttgaccatatatataGAACAATGGCTTTCACTCGATCTTTTAATCTTCTTGACAATGTTGCTGGTATGCTGCGATACCTGTTTTTGACTTGCTCTCTTGTCTTCTCCACATATTTACTGTGGCTGCTTTACTCTTCTGGCCTGCCATGGATCCTCTCTCTTGCAGTTGGTGTGTCATCCGCTGCTCAAATGCTTCGTGGTACAGAT GCTGCAGCAATTAGTCCCGGGAAGGGAAAACCTGACCTTGCTGAAGCTGATATGGTGATTTTCTGTGGGGATCTTAATTATCGTCTTTTTGGAATATCTTATGATGAAGCAAGGGACTTTGTCTCACAAAGATGCTTTGACTGGCTTAGAGAGAAAGATCAACTAAGAGCAGAAATGAAAGCTGGTAAAGTTTTCCAAGGGATGCGCGAAGCAATCATCAAATTTCCTCCAACTTACAAGTTTGACAAAGGGAAACCAGGATTAGGAG GATATGATTCTGGGGAGAAGAAACGAATTCCAGCTTGGTGTGACAGAGTGCTATATCGAGATAGCCGGGCAGCTCCTTCTATGCCATGCAGTTTAGGGAGCCCTGTAGCTGCTTCCATTTTACA GTACGATGCTTGCATGGAAGTGACAGATAGCGATCACAAGCCTGTGCGGTGCAAATTTAGTGTTGAAGTTTCCCGTGTTGATCGATCAGTAAGGAGACGAGAGTTTGGGAAGATCTTCCAGTATAATGATAAAATCAGGTCTATACTGGAAGAACTGTATTATATACCTGTAGTAGCCGTAAATACCAGCCAAATATTTCTTCAGAATCAAGAAACATTCAGCTTAATAATTACCAACAGAAGTACTAGACAGGATAATGTTTTTTTCCAAATCACTTGCCAATATCAATCAACTGTCGACAAGAACAAGCAAACATCAGGCTATCGTCCCAGAGATTCCTTTTGCTTTCCCCGTTGGCTTAAG GTCACACCTGCGGCTGGCATGATCAAATCTGGTGAAGATGAAGAGATCTTGGTACATCAGGAAGAGTTCcgtaatttagaaaatattccTGAAGTTATGTCACCAAGCAAACGGTCCGAGGAAACAAGAGAAGAAGAGGTGTTTTTAATGATCAATGTGAAATCTAGTGGCTCAACGAAGGTAAGAACACATAAAGTACAGCTGAGCTGCCGTTTCTCAACTGATGCAGTATGCATATTATCAAGAAACAGTTCCACCAGAAATGAAGGGGGCTCCCATCACAGGTCAAACAGTTCCAGAAGAAATGAAGGAAGCACCAATCAGAGGTCAAATAGTTCCATAAAAAATGAAGGGAGCTCCCACCACAGGTCTGCTCTTCAACAGGAGAGCGTGTCAAATGGTTCCAGAAGAAATGAAGGGAGCTCCCACCCCAGATCTTCTCTTCAACAAGAGAGTACCTCTGACatgaataaatataaatga
- the LOC101268374 gene encoding type I inositol polyphosphate 5-phosphatase 12-like isoform X2, with the protein MDGIKDYKVHGLDHNPSCTQPAREKVYHKGTTHNVIQNNNDGSLREEEGLYNDGEGSHLVNRKVEGVGVVADGLDDNRHHQSPLAEFEGTGGGVGSFKVPARAPLHPARPTYLEIRPHPLKETQVGKFLRTIVCSETQLWAGQESGVRVWNFSDQYECGIGIGGRARRGDEDAAPFYESADISPTLCLMFDSGNKLIWSGHKDGKIRSWRTDQPNSDDSPFKEGLSWNAHRGPVLSLMLSSYGDIWSGFEGGIIKVWPWEAVQKSLSLSSDETHIASLLVERSLVNLRSQVTVNGACSISSSDVKCLLSDHVRAKVWASGSLSFSLWDARTRELLKVYNVDGQIENGVDMSSVPDQAVEDESNVKSVTKSKKEKSQGGNFFQRSRNAIMGAAGAVRRVATKGSGASSEDSKKTEALVLSSDGMIWSGCSNGLLVQWDGNGNRLQDFHHHPCAVLCLCAHGSRIWVGYISGMVQVLDLEGNLVANWVAHTDPVIKMAIGGDYVFSLANHGGIRGWTLATPGPIDQILQSERAQKRHLYTRQENFKILVGTWNVAEGKTSQEALATWLSSAILDVEIVVIGLQEVEMGAGFLAMSAAKETVGLEGTSSGQWWLDAIGKTLDEGSSFEKVGSRQLAGLLIAIWVRKTLRVHVGDLDVAAVACGFGHAIGNKGGVGLRLRVFDRIMCFVNCHFAAHLEAVNRRNADFDHIYRTMAFTRSFNLLDNVAVGVSSAAQMLRGTDAAAISPGKGKPDLAEADMVIFCGDLNYRLFGISYDEARDFVSQRCFDWLREKDQLRAEMKAGKVFQGMREAIIKFPPTYKFDKGKPGLGGYDSGEKKRIPAWCDRVLYRDSRAAPSMPCSLGSPVAASILQYDACMEVTDSDHKPVRCKFSVEVSRVDRSVRRREFGKIFQYNDKIRSILEELYYIPVVAVNTSQIFLQNQETFSLIITNRSTRQDNVFFQITCQYQSTVDKNKQTSGYRPRDSFCFPRWLKVTPAAGMIKSGEDEEILVHQEEFRNLENIPEVMSPSKRSEETREEEVFLMINVKSSGSTKVRTHKVQLSCRFSTDAVCILSRNSSTRNEGGSHHRSNSSRRNEGSTNQRSNSSIKNEGSSHHRSALQQESVSNGSRRNEGSSHPRSSLQQESTSDMNKYK; encoded by the exons ATGGATGGAATCAAAGACTATAAGGTACATGGATTGGATCATAATCCGAGTTGCACACAACCTGCTCGAGAAAAGGTTTATCACAAGGGGACGACACATAATGTCATTCAAAACAATAATGATGGCTCGTTACGAGAAGAAGAAGGATTATACAATGATGGAGAAGGTTCCCATTTGGTTAATCGAAAGGTTGAAGGCGTTGGGGTTGTAGCGGATGGTTTAGATGATAATCGTCATCATCAATCGCCTTTGGCGGAGTTTGAAGGAACAGGTGGTGGAGTAGGAAGCTTTAAAGTACCAGCTCGTGCGCCTCTGCATCCTGCCCGTCCAACTTACCTTGAGATCAGGCCACATCCCCTCAAAGAAACACAG GTTGGGAAATTTTTGAGGACCATTGTTTGTTCCGAGACACAATTATGGGCGGGACAAGAATCTGGTGTAAGAGTGTGGAATTTTTCAGATCAATATGAGTGTGGGATAGGAATTGGTGGACGGGCAAGGAGAGGGGATGAGGACGCAGCACCATTTTACGAGTCAGCTGATATATCACCAACATTATGCTTGATGTTTGATTCTGGAAATAAATTAATCTGGAGTGGACATAAGGATGGCAAGATCAGGTCTTGGAGAACAGACCAGCCTAATTCTGATGACTCCCCTTTCAAGGAAGGTCTCTCCTGGAATGCTCATCGTGGTCCCGTTCTTTCATTGATGCTATCTTCTTATG GTGATATATGGTCTGGATTTGAAGGCGGTATTATAAAGGTTTGGCCATGGGAAGCAGTGCAGAAGTCTCTCTCTCTATCATCAGATGAAACACATATTGCTTCTTTACTTGTGGAAAGGTCACTTGTTAACCTTAGAAGCCAAGTTACAGTTAATGGTGCATGTAGCATCTCATCTTCTGATGTGAAGTGTTTGCTCTCTGATCATGTAAGAGCAAAAGTGTGGGCATCGGGATCTTTATCCTTCTCGTTATG GGATGCACGAACCAGGGAACTCCTGAAAGTGTATAATGTAGATGGTCAGATTGAAAATGGGGTTGATATGTCATCTGTGCCAGACCAAGCTGTGGAAGATGAGAGTAATGTCAAGTCTGTCACCAaatctaaaaaagaaaagtcaCAAGGAGGTAACTTTTTCCAGCGTTCACGCAATGCTATAATGGGAGCTGCCGGTGCTGTACGTCGAGTTGCAACAAAGGGGTCAGGAGCATCTTCAGAAGATAGTAAGAAAACAGAAGCCCTTGTGCTTTCATCTGATGGAATGATTTGGAGTGGATGTTCAAATGGCTTACTTGTGCAGTGGGATGGGAATGGAAACCGTTTGCAAGATTTCCATCATCATCCTTGTGCTGTTCTATGCTTATGTGCTCATGGTTCTCGAATATGGGTTGGCTATATAAGTGGTATGGTACAGGTCCTGGACCTTGAAGGGAACTTGGTAGCTAATTGGGTTGCTCATACCGATCCTGTAATAAAAATGGCAATTGGGGGTGATTATGTTTTTAGCTTGGCTAATCACGGAGGTATACGTGGATGGACCCTTGCCACTCCAGGACCTATTGATCAAATATTGCAATCAGAAAGAGCACAGAAAAGACATTTATACACCAGACAAGAAAATTTTAAGATTCTGGTTGGCACGTGGAATGTTGCTGAAGGAAAAACCTCACAGGAAGCACTTGCAACTTGGCTGAGTTCTGCCATTTTGGATGTTGAAATTGTAGTAATTGGGTTGCAAGAAGTAGAAATGGGAGCCGGTTTTCTTGCAATGTCTGCAGCAAAAGAAACT GTAGGACTAGAAGGAACATCCAGTGGACAATGGTGGCTGGATGCAATAGGGAAGACTTTGGATGAAGGATCAAGTTTTGAAAAGGTAGGATCAAGGCAACTAGCTGGCTTGCTTATTGCTATCTG GGTGAGAAAAACCCTTCGAGTACATGTGGGGGACCTTGACGTTGCAGCAGTTGCATGTGGTTTTGGACATGCCATTGGTAATAAG GGGGGAGTCGGTTTGAGGTTAAGAGTATTTGATCGGATTATGTGCTTCGTGAACTGTCACTTTGCGGCACATTTAGAAGCAGTCAACCGCCGGAATGCTGattttgaccatatatataGAACAATGGCTTTCACTCGATCTTTTAATCTTCTTGACAATGTTGCTG TTGGTGTGTCATCCGCTGCTCAAATGCTTCGTGGTACAGAT GCTGCAGCAATTAGTCCCGGGAAGGGAAAACCTGACCTTGCTGAAGCTGATATGGTGATTTTCTGTGGGGATCTTAATTATCGTCTTTTTGGAATATCTTATGATGAAGCAAGGGACTTTGTCTCACAAAGATGCTTTGACTGGCTTAGAGAGAAAGATCAACTAAGAGCAGAAATGAAAGCTGGTAAAGTTTTCCAAGGGATGCGCGAAGCAATCATCAAATTTCCTCCAACTTACAAGTTTGACAAAGGGAAACCAGGATTAGGAG GATATGATTCTGGGGAGAAGAAACGAATTCCAGCTTGGTGTGACAGAGTGCTATATCGAGATAGCCGGGCAGCTCCTTCTATGCCATGCAGTTTAGGGAGCCCTGTAGCTGCTTCCATTTTACA GTACGATGCTTGCATGGAAGTGACAGATAGCGATCACAAGCCTGTGCGGTGCAAATTTAGTGTTGAAGTTTCCCGTGTTGATCGATCAGTAAGGAGACGAGAGTTTGGGAAGATCTTCCAGTATAATGATAAAATCAGGTCTATACTGGAAGAACTGTATTATATACCTGTAGTAGCCGTAAATACCAGCCAAATATTTCTTCAGAATCAAGAAACATTCAGCTTAATAATTACCAACAGAAGTACTAGACAGGATAATGTTTTTTTCCAAATCACTTGCCAATATCAATCAACTGTCGACAAGAACAAGCAAACATCAGGCTATCGTCCCAGAGATTCCTTTTGCTTTCCCCGTTGGCTTAAG GTCACACCTGCGGCTGGCATGATCAAATCTGGTGAAGATGAAGAGATCTTGGTACATCAGGAAGAGTTCcgtaatttagaaaatattccTGAAGTTATGTCACCAAGCAAACGGTCCGAGGAAACAAGAGAAGAAGAGGTGTTTTTAATGATCAATGTGAAATCTAGTGGCTCAACGAAGGTAAGAACACATAAAGTACAGCTGAGCTGCCGTTTCTCAACTGATGCAGTATGCATATTATCAAGAAACAGTTCCACCAGAAATGAAGGGGGCTCCCATCACAGGTCAAACAGTTCCAGAAGAAATGAAGGAAGCACCAATCAGAGGTCAAATAGTTCCATAAAAAATGAAGGGAGCTCCCACCACAGGTCTGCTCTTCAACAGGAGAGCGTGTCAAATGGTTCCAGAAGAAATGAAGGGAGCTCCCACCCCAGATCTTCTCTTCAACAAGAGAGTACCTCTGACatgaataaatataaatga